One window of the Rosa rugosa chromosome 3, drRosRugo1.1, whole genome shotgun sequence genome contains the following:
- the LOC133741056 gene encoding LOB domain-containing protein 29-like, with protein sequence MTGSGSPCGACKFLRRKCVRGCIFAPYFCHENGATHFAAIHKVFGASNVSKLLAHLPVSDRCEAAVTISYEAQARLQDPIYGCVSHIFALQQQVVNLQAQLASLKDQAPQSFVNGSAAVANPNENWFPDLENSSNSVAQVNSNYHINNGGTTSYYENGIMSSNSIGSSNYDQNSGIRDENASYGSFEEVSPSLSSFNMQMNNRQYWVNYDRDVDELQSMTFSYVDQHS encoded by the exons ATGACTGGCTCTGGTTCTCCTTGTGGAGCCTGCAAGTTCTTGAGAAGAAAATGTGTGAGGGGTTGTATTTTTGCACCTTATTTCTGCCATGAAAATGGCGCTACCCATTTTGCTGCCATCCATAAGGTTTTCGGCGCAAGCAATGTGTCGAAGCTGCTGGCTCACCTTCCGGTGAGTGATCGTTGTGAAGCTGCAGTGACTATCTCATATGAAGCTCAGGCCAGGCTCCAAGATCCCATTTATGGCTGTGTTTCACATATTTTTGCTCTCCAACAACAG GTTGTCAACCTCCAGGCACAATTAGCTTCCCTCAAGGATCAAGCACCTCAAAGCTTTGTGAATGGCTCTGCAGCTGTAGCAAACCCTAACGAGAATTGGTTTCCTGATTTAGAGAATTCATCTAACTCAGTGGCCCAAGTCAATTCAAATTACCATATCAATAATGGTGGAACAACATCATACTATGAGAACGGAATTATGAGTTCAAACTCCATTGGGAGTAGTAATTATGATCAAAACTCAGGAATCCGGGATGAAAATGCATCCTATGGAAGCTTTGAAGAGGTGTCTCCTTCCCTGTCTTCTTTCAACATGCAAATGAATAACAGGCAATATTGGGTTAATTATGATCGGGACGTGGATGAGCTTCAATCTATGACTTTCAGCTATGTTGATCAGCATTCTTGA